Part of the Fodinicola acaciae genome is shown below.
CCGGCCGGCACGGTCGCGCTGACCGCGACGTTGGCCGGCACCTGCTTGCGCGCGTCGGTCACCGACGACAGGTGGCCGTCCTGGTCCAGGTGTTTGGCATACCAGCCGTTGACCACCGGCAGCCCGCGATAGGTCTGCTGGAACCACTGGTGCGTGCCGAGCAGCGACGTACGGCTGCGGATCAGGGTCAGGCCGTCGGTCGCCGGCGGCGCGGCCGCGGCCGGCAGGCCGCTCGCGACCAGCGCGGACACGGCCGCCGCCGCGACGACGGCGACGCGGCGGGCAGTGGGTGGACGCATACGGTTTTCCTCTCGGCAGCGGACGGTCAACGCACTTTATCCGCCGGAGGACAGGACAAAGGTTAAGAATTCCAAAAATAACGTCATGAGACGGGGACCGACGCCGGCCATCCGGGCTGAACGGATGGCCGGCGCCGGGGCTGGTCAGCGGACGGTGAAGTCCGCGGTCAGTGCGTCGACGACGACCTGGTAGCCGCCGGGCAGGACGCGTGGCACGCCGGCTCCGTCGACATCGCCGGTCGTCACCGCCAGCTGTTTCGCGGCGAACGGCACGGTCACGGTCTGCGCGGCACCGGGGTCAAGGGTGACGCGCGCGAAGCCGATCAGCTGCCTGGCCGGCATCAGCACCGGACTGACCGGACGGTGCAGGTAGACCGGCACCACGGCCGTACCGGCCCTGGACCCGGTGTTGCGTACGGTCACCGACGCCGTCGCCGTGCCGGTGCGCGAGATCGCCGGGGTGACCGTGAGTCCGGACGTGGCGAAGGTCGTGTATGACAGGCCGAAGCCGAACGGATAGGCCGGGTCGTAGGTGTTGGTGCCGTTGGCCGGCAGGGTCTGGTAGGACATCGGCTCGTCGGCGGCGACCTTCGGCCAGGACACCGGCAGCTTGCCGCTCGGGTTGGCCTTTCCGTACAGCACGTCGGAAATCGCGTGTCCGCCTTCGGTGCCGGGCAGCCACGACTGCACGATCGCGTTGGCGTCGGCGACCGCGCCGAGTGCGCGCGGCCGGCCGGTCATGATCACCACGATCACCGGTTTTCCGGTCTGCTGCAGCGAATCCACCAGCTGCTGCTGTGCCGTCGACAGCGACGGATCGCGTACGTCGCCGGGGCCTTCGGCACCGGGTTTCTCACCGAGCACGACCACCGCCGCGTCGGCGCTCGCCGTCTTGCTGACCGCGTCGGCCGCGTCGGGCGCGTACGTGACGTTGTCGCCGGCGGCCTCTTTGAGCGCCTGCAACGGCGTCACGACCGGCGGCTTCGGCGTGTTGTCGTCGGGGATTCCCTGCCAGCCGATCGTCCAGCCACCCATCTGCTGGCTGAGGTTGTCGGCGCTGTCGCCGGTCAGCACGATCTTGCTGGACACGCTCAGCGGCAGCACGTTGTTTTGGTTGCGCAGCAACACAATTGACTCGGTCGCGGCCTTGCGGGCGAGCGGCCGGTCGGCGTTGAGGACGGTCTGGTTGGCGGTGTTGGGGTCGACGTACGGATGGTCGAAGAGGCCGAGCGTGAACTTCAGGGTGAGGATGTGGCCGACCGCCTCGTCGATCCGCGCCTGGCTGATCCTGCCGGCGTTCACGTTGGCGATCACGCCTTGCGTGAAGGCGGCCGCGTCGGCCGGCTCCATCGCCATGTCGACACCGGCGTTGACCGCCACCGCGATGGCTTCCTGGTAGGTCGAGACGATGTGATAGCTGCTCGCCAGCTGCGCGATGTCGTTCCAGTCGCTGATCACCACGCCGCGGAAACCGAGCCGCTGGCGCAGTTGGTCGGTGAGCATGTATTTCGAGGAATGCACCGGAATGCTGTTGACCGAGCCGGAGTCCGGCATCACGGTGTCCACGCCGGCGTCGATCTGCGCCTGGAAGGACGGCAGGAAAACGTCCTGGAGATAGCGGATCGGCAGCTGCGCCGGCGTACGGTCGTGGCCGCTGCGCGGTTCGGAATAACCGGCGAAGTGCTTGCCGGTCGCGGTCAGCTCGCCGCTGGACTGCATGCCGGTGACCGCGCCCGCGGCGAGCTGGCCGGCGAGGAACGGATCTTCCGAGTACGTCTCGTAATAGCGGCCCCAGCGTGTGTCGCGTGCGATGTCGGAGACGGGCGCGAAGTTCCATTTCACGCCGGTGGCGACCATCGCGTTGGCGGTCGAGACGCCGAGGTCGCGGGTCAGCGCCGGATCCCAGGTCGCGCCGAGCCCGATCTGGTGCGGGAAGATCGTCGCGCCGGAGACGTCGTTGTGGCCGTGTACGCCGTCGGCGCCGTAGATGATGGGGATCCGCAGCCGGTTGTGCGTCAGCGCGTACCGCTGGATCGCGTTGATCGTCTCGGCCCACGCTTTCGGGCTGTTGTCGGGAAATGCCGTGTCGCCGCCGCCGGACAGGATGGAGCCGGCGTGGTTGGTGGCGAGTACGTCGGCCATGCACGAGTCGACCAGCGGCCCGTTGCCGTAGTCGCAGTTGCCGCGCAGCTTGCCGACCCGGATCTGCACCATCTGCCCGGCCTTCTCGGCCAGCGTCATCCGCTTCAGCAGATCAGCCACCCGCGCCGCGACCGGCGCTTTGGCATCGGTGTAGGCGACCGGCGCCGCCGTGGCACCGCTCATCCCGGCGGTGGCCAGCAGGGCCGCGGTGACCGCGGCGGGCAGCAACAGGCGTCTGTTCACGCTCGACATCGGGCCTCTCCCGGCGATGGTGGAAGCAATAGCCGACCGCAATGTGCAACAGTGATCTAGGTTACGTCAATACCTGACGGAAAATCGGCCCGAATGTCGCTTTCTGCGTTCGACTCTCAACTGAAGCGGTTCAGGCTGCCGCAACTACCCGCTGCAGCCCAAAACTGTCGTACCCAGGTGCCAATCTGGGCCCCCACCCAGATCGGGCGGGGGGTGGGTTCGCGTGGTTACTTAGATAAGTTCAAAGTTGATCTTGAAGTTGCGCCTCACAGAGCTCTTTGACCACTTTGGTCTCTTTGGTCACGCTGGCCACACGATCTCATGCACGCAAGGGGGCCTTGCGTGCGCTGGGCGCACGTAAGGGGGCCTTACGTGCATCGACCAAGCCGACAAAAGCTGCATTTAGCGCTCAAACCATGGAACCAAGATCAACTTTTGATGTACGTAAGTAACCACGCGAACCCACCCCCCACCCGTTGTGGGTGGGGGCCAAAATTGCCAGGGGGGTACGACAGTTTCGGGTTGTAGCGGGTAGTTCAGTGCTCGAAGGGCAGTCGTTCGGCGTGTTGTAGGGCCAGGGCGAGGGCGCCCAGAGCTTCGGCGCGGTTGCCTAGTTGGGTGGTGACGACC
Proteins encoded:
- a CDS encoding glycoside hydrolase family 3 N-terminal domain-containing protein; its protein translation is MNRRLLLPAAVTAALLATAGMSGATAAPVAYTDAKAPVAARVADLLKRMTLAEKAGQMVQIRVGKLRGNCDYGNGPLVDSCMADVLATNHAGSILSGGGDTAFPDNSPKAWAETINAIQRYALTHNRLRIPIIYGADGVHGHNDVSGATIFPHQIGLGATWDPALTRDLGVSTANAMVATGVKWNFAPVSDIARDTRWGRYYETYSEDPFLAGQLAAGAVTGMQSSGELTATGKHFAGYSEPRSGHDRTPAQLPIRYLQDVFLPSFQAQIDAGVDTVMPDSGSVNSIPVHSSKYMLTDQLRQRLGFRGVVISDWNDIAQLASSYHIVSTYQEAIAVAVNAGVDMAMEPADAAAFTQGVIANVNAGRISQARIDEAVGHILTLKFTLGLFDHPYVDPNTANQTVLNADRPLARKAATESIVLLRNQNNVLPLSVSSKIVLTGDSADNLSQQMGGWTIGWQGIPDDNTPKPPVVTPLQALKEAAGDNVTYAPDAADAVSKTASADAAVVVLGEKPGAEGPGDVRDPSLSTAQQQLVDSLQQTGKPVIVVIMTGRPRALGAVADANAIVQSWLPGTEGGHAISDVLYGKANPSGKLPVSWPKVAADEPMSYQTLPANGTNTYDPAYPFGFGLSYTTFATSGLTVTPAISRTGTATASVTVRNTGSRAGTAVVPVYLHRPVSPVLMPARQLIGFARVTLDPGAAQTVTVPFAAKQLAVTTGDVDGAGVPRVLPGGYQVVVDALTADFTVR